Proteins from a genomic interval of Nostoc sp. TCL240-02:
- a CDS encoding DUF6220 domain-containing protein, producing MTLNSGIDDTQISGRWIQIGFFIAVVLFNLCLATQIFSVGLAYFYNSDWWNLHIWLVRGYSGLSVILLIWVFLMPFPSRVQNLTASIPVLLGLQFLTINLKTSFPLAVFHPLIGFSLFSISTTLVHRTSQVVFPNHNQD from the coding sequence ATGACTCTAAATTCTGGCATTGATGATACACAGATATCCGGGCGCTGGATTCAAATCGGTTTTTTTATCGCAGTAGTGTTGTTCAATCTCTGTTTAGCAACCCAAATATTTAGTGTTGGACTGGCTTACTTTTACAACTCTGATTGGTGGAACCTACATATTTGGCTCGTGCGAGGATATAGCGGACTCTCAGTAATTTTGTTGATATGGGTGTTTTTGATGCCTTTTCCTTCAAGAGTTCAGAACCTGACAGCAAGTATCCCAGTGTTGCTGGGACTGCAATTTCTCACAATTAACTTGAAGACTTCTTTTCCTTTAGCTGTCTTTCATCCACTCATCGGCTTTTCTTTATTTTCTATTTCCACAACCCTAGTTCATCGGACATCGCAGGTTGTATTTCCCAACCATAACCAAGACTAA
- a CDS encoding sulfurtransferase, whose product MSQYAHPSVLIDTQWLENHLKDPNVRIIEVNISPEPYKNAHIPGAVFWNIFTDLLFPDFKLNLDAIAFEKLMARSGITNDTTVIAYGSYPGTGAWIFWLLQVFGHENVKVLNGGYQKWKSEDRSLATELSTFPATDYRARATDPHLRVLHNEVQASIGRSDCVLLDVRTIQEYCGEWFFDQPPKAGQLTGHIPGAVHLEHILTLNEDGTFKSFKELKNLYHSKGITADKEVFPYCTIGARSGYIWFVLKYLLGYPNVRNYDGSWNEWSRLPDVAIEK is encoded by the coding sequence ATGTCTCAATATGCTCATCCATCCGTTCTTATTGATACCCAGTGGCTAGAAAATCATCTCAAAGATCCAAATGTCCGCATTATTGAAGTGAATATCAGTCCAGAACCGTACAAAAATGCTCACATCCCTGGTGCTGTTTTCTGGAACATCTTTACAGACTTACTATTTCCCGATTTTAAACTTAATTTGGATGCGATCGCTTTTGAAAAACTGATGGCACGTTCAGGCATCACTAATGATACAACAGTGATTGCTTATGGCAGTTATCCTGGAACTGGAGCCTGGATTTTCTGGCTTTTGCAAGTCTTTGGGCATGAAAATGTAAAAGTTCTCAATGGTGGTTACCAGAAATGGAAGTCAGAAGATCGTTCACTAGCAACTGAGTTATCCACGTTTCCTGCTACTGATTACCGTGCCAGAGCTACTGATCCTCATCTGCGAGTATTACATAATGAAGTTCAGGCATCGATTGGTAGAAGCGATTGCGTGTTGTTGGATGTCCGAACAATTCAAGAATACTGTGGTGAGTGGTTTTTCGATCAGCCACCAAAAGCAGGTCAACTTACTGGTCATATTCCAGGTGCAGTGCATCTTGAGCATATCTTAACTCTCAATGAGGATGGCACTTTTAAATCATTCAAGGAATTGAAAAATCTTTATCACAGTAAGGGAATTACGGCTGATAAAGAAGTTTTTCCCTACTGTACTATCGGTGCGCGTTCTGGATATATCTGGTTTGTCTTGAAGTATTTATTAGGTTATCCGAACGTTCGAAATTACGATGGCTCTTGGAATGAGTGGAGTCGTCTACCTGATGTAGCTATAGAGAAATAG
- a CDS encoding TlyA family RNA methyltransferase, with product MAKQRLDTLLVELNLCSSRALAQRLIQAGEVTVNQQLVDKPGTEVDISAQINIKERSPFVSRGGEKLSKALSVFAIPVAERICLDGGISTGGFTDCLLQAGAKQVYGIDVGYGQVDWRLRNNSRVILRERTNLRQLRPEELYSENDPIPDLAVVDVSFISLTKILPALWQLTQANREAVLLVKPQFEVGRSRVGKKGVVRDPNDQADAIFQVLQVAHGLGWKYKGLTWSPITGPAGNIEYLLWLGMESEIPLPDLEAIKQITQSATTDLRKN from the coding sequence TTGGCTAAACAGCGACTCGACACACTATTAGTAGAGCTAAATTTATGTTCTTCTCGCGCCTTGGCACAAAGGTTAATTCAGGCGGGGGAAGTGACTGTTAATCAGCAGCTAGTTGATAAGCCTGGTACAGAAGTTGATATTTCGGCTCAAATAAATATTAAAGAGCGATCGCCTTTTGTGTCTAGAGGTGGTGAAAAACTCTCCAAAGCTTTGTCAGTATTTGCCATCCCTGTAGCAGAGCGCATTTGTTTAGATGGTGGGATTTCTACAGGTGGTTTTACTGATTGTCTCTTGCAAGCTGGAGCAAAACAAGTTTACGGCATTGATGTTGGTTACGGACAAGTTGACTGGCGATTGCGAAATAATTCGCGGGTGATTTTGCGAGAACGTACCAATTTACGGCAACTACGACCAGAGGAGTTATATAGCGAAAACGATCCGATTCCTGATTTGGCGGTGGTTGATGTATCGTTTATTTCTTTAACTAAGATTCTGCCTGCTTTGTGGCAACTAACTCAAGCTAACCGAGAAGCTGTGTTGTTAGTCAAGCCACAGTTTGAAGTTGGCAGATCCCGTGTGGGTAAAAAAGGTGTTGTGCGAGATCCAAACGACCAAGCTGATGCTATTTTCCAGGTGTTACAAGTAGCCCACGGATTAGGATGGAAATACAAAGGCTTAACTTGGTCGCCGATCACTGGCCCGGCTGGGAATATTGAATATCTTTTGTGGTTGGGAATGGAAAGTGAAATACCATTACCTGATTTAGAGGCAATTAAGCAAATAACGCAATCAGCAACAACTGATTTACGTAAAAATTAA
- a CDS encoding site-2 protease family protein: MNGTIRVGNLFGIPFYIHPSWFLVLGLVSWSYSSGLAAQFPQLSAGLALLLGLMTALMLFASVVAHELGHSFVAIRQGIDVKSITLFIFGGLASLEKESKTPSEAFWVAIAGPIVSLLLFGILTAIGVTTTASGPLAAILGVLASVNLALALFNLIPGLPLDGGNILKAIVWKVTGNPYKGVTFASRVGQIFGWVAILSGIVPLLFFGNAGNFWNLLIGFFLLQNAGNAAQFARVQEKLTGLTAEDAVTHDSPIVSGNLSLREFADERVISGQNWHRFLVTDDDGQLVGAIAVDNLRNVPTALWSETQVKEVMRPIPESTTVQSDQPLLEVMQLLEEQKLSVLTVIRENGVLVGILEKAAIIQLLQSRTETNPA, from the coding sequence ATGAATGGCACAATTCGCGTTGGTAATCTCTTCGGAATTCCCTTCTATATCCATCCGTCATGGTTTTTAGTTCTGGGTTTGGTAAGTTGGAGCTATAGCAGTGGACTGGCGGCACAATTTCCCCAATTATCTGCGGGATTAGCTTTGCTACTAGGATTGATGACAGCGCTGATGTTATTTGCCTCTGTCGTCGCCCATGAATTAGGCCACAGTTTCGTTGCGATTCGTCAGGGTATTGATGTCAAATCCATCACTCTGTTTATATTTGGCGGTTTGGCTAGTTTAGAAAAAGAGTCGAAAACCCCAAGTGAGGCTTTCTGGGTAGCGATCGCAGGGCCAATAGTCAGCTTACTACTATTTGGTATCCTTACAGCCATTGGTGTTACTACTACTGCATCAGGCCCGTTAGCAGCAATTCTTGGTGTTCTTGCTTCTGTTAACTTGGCGTTAGCCCTGTTTAATCTGATTCCTGGCTTGCCATTAGATGGCGGAAATATACTGAAAGCTATCGTTTGGAAAGTTACAGGCAATCCTTATAAAGGCGTAACCTTTGCTAGTCGAGTTGGACAAATCTTTGGTTGGGTAGCAATTCTTTCAGGTATAGTTCCTCTACTATTCTTTGGCAACGCTGGTAACTTCTGGAACTTGTTAATTGGCTTCTTCTTGTTACAAAATGCTGGTAATGCGGCTCAATTTGCCAGAGTGCAAGAAAAACTCACAGGTTTGACTGCTGAAGATGCCGTAACTCATGACAGCCCGATTGTATCTGGTAATCTTAGCCTAAGAGAGTTTGCCGATGAGCGAGTTATAAGTGGGCAAAACTGGCATCGGTTCTTAGTGACTGATGATGATGGACAATTAGTAGGTGCGATCGCAGTTGATAATTTACGAAATGTACCAACAGCATTGTGGTCAGAAACTCAAGTAAAAGAAGTCATGCGACCAATTCCAGAATCTACCACAGTCCAATCAGATCAACCTCTGCTGGAAGTCATGCAGTTACTGGAAGAACAAAAGCTATCTGTACTTACCGTGATTCGTGAAAATGGCGTTCTAGTTGGAATCTTAGAAAAAGCTGCAATTATCCAGCTACTTCAAAGCCGAACCGAAACGAACCCTGCATAG
- the nagA gene encoding N-acetylglucosamine-6-phosphate deacetylase, with product MTQETQNPVNIINARVPGYKDLQMLLVDEKGIIEQILPMDTVEARSRASLINVAGDWISLGGVDLQINGALGLAFPDLTAENAHKLQKISQFLWDVGVDGFLPTLVTTSVENIQRSLAIIAEVLPNQPAGAKILGVHLEGPFLNFQKRGAHPAEYLLPLTMDQVKWVLGDYAHVVKVITLAPELDFTGEVIPYLRSLGITVSLGHSQATSAQAQRAFEQGATMVTHAFNAMPALHHREPGLLGAAIIDPDVMCGFIADGEHVSPMMLQILLRASYQEQGLFLVSDALSPLGLPDGVYPWDSRQIEVKNGTARLADGTLSGTTLPLLVGVQNLVKWGICDVESAIALATNAPRKAIGLPEIFKSQSANLLRWHWDETTKELTWQRTINAEMFNKPEDGNLSIALNSI from the coding sequence ATGACCCAAGAAACACAAAATCCTGTAAATATTATCAATGCTAGAGTGCCTGGTTACAAAGATTTGCAAATGCTCTTGGTTGATGAAAAGGGCATAATTGAGCAAATCTTGCCAATGGATACAGTAGAAGCACGCAGCCGTGCATCTCTAATAAACGTTGCTGGCGACTGGATTTCATTGGGTGGTGTTGATTTACAAATTAACGGTGCTTTGGGATTGGCATTTCCTGATTTAACGGCTGAAAATGCTCATAAGCTCCAGAAAATCTCACAATTTTTATGGGATGTTGGGGTAGATGGATTTTTACCGACACTTGTGACAACTTCAGTAGAAAATATTCAGCGATCGCTTGCTATTATTGCTGAAGTTCTCCCCAATCAGCCAGCAGGTGCCAAGATTTTGGGAGTACATCTAGAAGGGCCATTTTTGAATTTTCAAAAGCGCGGCGCACACCCAGCAGAGTACCTGTTACCTCTGACAATGGATCAGGTAAAGTGGGTTTTGGGTGATTATGCCCATGTCGTAAAAGTCATCACCTTAGCACCGGAGTTAGATTTCACTGGCGAAGTAATTCCATATTTGCGTTCTCTAGGAATTACTGTCAGTTTAGGGCATTCTCAGGCAACATCTGCTCAAGCACAACGTGCCTTTGAACAAGGTGCAACGATGGTAACTCATGCTTTCAATGCTATGCCAGCATTACATCACCGAGAACCAGGATTATTAGGGGCAGCAATTATCGATCCTGATGTAATGTGTGGTTTTATTGCTGATGGTGAACACGTTTCGCCCATGATGCTACAAATTTTGCTTCGCGCTAGCTATCAAGAACAAGGACTCTTCCTCGTCAGCGATGCCCTTTCTCCTCTGGGGCTACCCGATGGCGTGTATCCTTGGGACAGTCGGCAAATTGAAGTTAAAAACGGTACGGCACGATTGGCCGATGGCACTTTGTCAGGGACGACTTTACCCTTATTGGTGGGAGTGCAGAATTTGGTAAAGTGGGGAATTTGTGACGTAGAAAGTGCGATCGCTTTAGCTACTAATGCACCTAGAAAAGCGATTGGTTTACCAGAAATTTTTAAGAGTCAATCCGCTAACTTATTACGCTGGCATTGGGATGAGACTACAAAAGAATTAACTTGGCAACGTACCATCAACGCAGAAATGTTCAATAAGCCAGAAGATGGTAATTTATCTATTGCTCTCAACTCCATATAA
- a CDS encoding class II glutamine amidotransferase, giving the protein MCQLLGMNCNVPTDICFSFEGFSARGGRTDHHSDGWGIAFFEGKGCRMFLDAQPSVASPVAELVRSYPIHSTHVIAHIRKATQGEVALHNCHPFRRELWGQYWVFAHNGNLPNFDPENLGFYQAVGDTDSEKAFCMMLETLRSRFPDGKPDIKKLYPVLKQISDAIAEIGIFNYLLSDGEHFFAHCSTNLSYIVRQAPFAAAHLIDQDMTVDFREVTTERDRVAVIATTPLTDNEVWTKIQPGELLVFQDGSPLEYVFS; this is encoded by the coding sequence ATGTGCCAATTGCTCGGAATGAATTGCAATGTTCCAACTGATATTTGCTTTTCTTTTGAAGGGTTTTCTGCACGGGGAGGAAGAACAGATCATCATAGCGATGGTTGGGGCATTGCTTTCTTTGAAGGGAAGGGATGTCGGATGTTTTTAGATGCCCAACCTTCTGTTGCTTCTCCAGTAGCGGAGTTGGTGCGGAGTTATCCCATCCATTCAACCCATGTCATAGCCCATATCCGTAAAGCTACTCAGGGTGAAGTTGCCCTACACAACTGCCATCCTTTCCGCAGAGAATTGTGGGGTCAGTATTGGGTATTTGCTCACAACGGTAATTTGCCAAATTTTGATCCAGAAAATTTAGGTTTTTATCAAGCTGTAGGTGATACAGATAGTGAAAAAGCATTCTGTATGATGCTAGAAACATTGCGATCGCGTTTTCCTGATGGTAAACCTGACATCAAGAAACTGTACCCTGTACTAAAACAAATTAGTGATGCTATTGCAGAAATAGGTATATTCAATTACTTATTATCTGATGGAGAACACTTTTTTGCTCATTGTTCAACTAACCTCAGCTACATTGTCCGCCAAGCGCCCTTTGCAGCTGCCCATTTGATCGATCAAGACATGACCGTAGATTTTCGGGAAGTGACTACCGAACGCGATCGCGTTGCTGTCATTGCTACTACTCCCCTCACAGACAACGAAGTTTGGACAAAAATCCAACCGGGAGAATTACTAGTTTTTCAGGATGGGTCGCCACTGGAATATGTATTTAGCTAA
- the purE gene encoding 5-(carboxyamino)imidazole ribonucleotide mutase, producing the protein MTPLVGIIMGSDSDLPTMKDAIAVCDEFGVESEVAIVSAHRTPERMVQYAQFAHQRGIKVIIAGAGGAAHLPGMVASLTPLPVIGVPVVTRNLQGVDSLYSILQMPAGIPVATVAIDNAKNAGLLAVQMLAIHQPELLEKVQQYRQTLCESVIAKQEKLEQLGYEQYLKQMF; encoded by the coding sequence ATGACTCCCCTAGTTGGTATTATCATGGGCAGCGATTCTGATTTGCCCACCATGAAAGACGCGATCGCAGTTTGTGACGAATTTGGCGTTGAGAGCGAAGTCGCGATCGTTTCTGCTCACCGTACCCCAGAACGGATGGTACAATACGCTCAATTTGCACACCAACGTGGTATTAAAGTGATTATTGCCGGTGCCGGTGGTGCTGCCCATCTGCCTGGAATGGTAGCGTCTTTAACACCACTTCCTGTTATTGGTGTTCCTGTAGTCACCAGGAACTTACAAGGTGTAGATTCTTTGTATTCTATTTTACAAATGCCTGCGGGTATTCCTGTGGCAACAGTGGCGATCGATAATGCCAAAAATGCCGGACTTTTAGCAGTACAAATGCTGGCAATTCATCAACCAGAATTGCTAGAAAAAGTGCAACAATATCGCCAAACCCTCTGTGAATCAGTAATTGCAAAGCAAGAAAAGCTAGAACAACTAGGCTATGAGCAATATTTAAAGCAGATGTTTTAG
- a CDS encoding Calvin cycle protein CP12: protein MTTTLNSFETAGAANLEEAITEAITEARTTCELNGSDSAGCAVAWDIVEELQAEKADQQQAKAKKNSLDNYCDRHPASVECLIYDV, encoded by the coding sequence ATGACAACTACCCTAAACTCATTTGAAACTGCTGGTGCAGCAAATCTTGAAGAAGCTATTACTGAAGCCATTACTGAAGCTCGCACAACTTGTGAGCTAAATGGCAGCGATTCTGCGGGTTGTGCCGTAGCCTGGGACATTGTGGAAGAATTGCAAGCAGAGAAAGCCGATCAGCAGCAAGCAAAAGCCAAGAAAAACTCTTTAGATAACTATTGCGATCGCCATCCAGCTTCCGTAGAATGTCTAATCTACGACGTTTAA